ttattttcCCTATTTCACACTGCTCCTCAGTGTTCAGTGcataaaattatacaaaataagaGTCAAATTGGTAAAAGAAAAATTTCAAATTCTTATACTGTCAGTCAAAACAGGTTCAAGAGGATTAACAAGTGAGGTTGGTTACTGAAATATTCAGTTTTAttccattttacaaaatgtctcaGCTTTCTTTTTATAACTGAAGAAAATTAGTATGTACATAAATTAAAACCTCAAACAGTTGTATAACAGTTATGTGCAAAGAGGAGATGAACAAACACTGCTATTACTTAACATGTCCAAATCAAGCACATCATGGGGGGCAGGCATCCTTTGAACCAACAGCGTTGTGCAACCAGTAGTCCTGGTTATTGAAGCAAACAAAATTGTAAAAGTTTTCTCCACCTTTGAGAAATCCATGCTCTGCAACTCCCCAAGACACTGGACTGTCCACAAAACCATGCACAGTGAGAGAGACCCAGGCTGTAAACTTTGGTTCATCAAAATAATGCCTGTATGTACAAAGAGTTTTGCTtgtcattattaataattataacattGTTCAGagaaacacaatgttaaaaaaatgtgaacCTACTTAAGTTCTTTAAGCAGTCTATTGATATCCTCAGGAAGAATGAGCCCAGTGACTGTGCAGAGCAGGGCTTTACTCACAGTGAGATGAGGCTCAGGACACACGTATGTTGACAAGAAATCGGCAGCTGAGTTATCActggaaataaaacaaacacacaaaaaacattaaaatgtacagtCCACAAGCTGTGAATACAACACTGAACACTAGTCTCCAGCAGCCACTGACCAGCAGATGTTCAAGTTGACTGCCCCTAACCATTCCAGGAATTGGTCTGTGGTACATGAAAGACTTTTTCCCTGCAGGTCTTCAGGATGAAGTGAGGGGCACAACAGATTTTTCAGCGTCCGGATGCAAACAGTAGGGCTACATTTCTCATAGGTGTACTGAGACAGTAGGCTGCATATTGTTACATCTTTGTCTCCTACAAAGGCACACATTAGCGCATCTT
This window of the Hoplias malabaricus isolate fHopMal1 chromosome Y, fHopMal1.hap1, whole genome shotgun sequence genome carries:
- the LOC136679106 gene encoding ribonuclease P protein subunit p40-like isoform X2; the encoded protein is MEKVIRNISSYYLVRDFPVHKFLEEKWLETFVKRDGFYALSYKHRIDEDNVVAVLPRGQLILSLDKDTYEQLGLEGKPSLYNHRKVMRHVVTVNLTDETLVPGTKHYQKVLLCLKERVPIKCDFLLSSYNPGDKDVTICSLLSQYTYEKCSPTVCIRTLKNLLCPSLHPEDLQGKSLSCTTDQFLEWLGAVNLNICCDNSAADFLSTYVCPEPHLTVSKALLCTVTGLILPEDINRLLKELKHYFDEPKFTAWVSLTVHGFVDSPVSWGVAEHGFLKGGENFYNFVCFNNQDYWLHNAVGSKDACPP